Proteins encoded within one genomic window of Camelina sativa cultivar DH55 chromosome 19, Cs, whole genome shotgun sequence:
- the LOC104766470 gene encoding uncharacterized protein LOC104766470, with translation MSFRSHSTGSSQFAEKITEDPVTYKTAQSTVTCIYQAHISGFWRNVTVLWSKNLMNHSLMVMVTSVEGDMNYCCKVDLKPWHFWNKKGYKSFEVEGNPVEVYWDFRSAKFVSSPEPSSDFYVALVSEEEVVLLVGDYKKKAFKRTKSRPALVEAALFYKKENVFGKKCFTTRAKFYDKKKEHEIIVESSTSGPKEPEMWISIDGIVLVQVKNLQWKFRGNQTVLVDKQPVQVFWDVYDWLFSKPGTGHGMFIFKPGNGEDSDMEGSGHGGGGGGESDTSTAGSRYYSTKTSNPWPPEFCLFLHAWKLE, from the coding sequence ATGTCGTTTAGATCACATTCGACGGGGAGTAGTCAATTCGCAGAGAAGATAACAGAGGATCCTGTAACGTATAAGACAGCACAAAGCACCGTGACGTGCATCTACCAAGCACATATATCTGGATTTTGGAGGAATGTGACGGTATTGTGGTCCAAGAATCTCATGAACCATTCGCTTATGGTCATGGTGACTAGCGTGGAAGGTGATATGAATTACTGTTGCAAGGTTGATCTCAAGCCCTGGCATTTTTGGAACAAGAAAGGCTATAAGTCGTTCGAGGTGGAAGGGAACCCGGTAGAGGTGTATTGGGATTTTAGGTCTGCGAAATTCGTGAGTAGCCCCGAGCCGAGTTCGGATTTCTACGTGGCTTTAGTCTCAGAGGAAGAGGTGGTTTTATTGGTGGGTGATTACAAGAAGAAGGCTTTCAAGAGAACAAAGTCGAGGCCCGCTTTGGTAGAGGCTGCCTTGTTCTACAAGAAAGAAAACGTGTTTGGCAAGAAGTGTTTTACGACCAGGGCTAAGTTTTACGACAAGAAAAAAGAGCACGAGATCATTGTGGAAAGCTCGACCTCGGGGCCTAAAGAGCCAGAGATGTGGATAAGCATAGACGGGATTGTGTTGGTACAAGTAAAAAATCTGCAATGGAAATTTAGAGGGAATCAGACCGTGCTGGTCGATAAACAACCAGTTCAAGTGTTTTGGGATGTGTATGATTGGTTGTTCAGCAAGCCAGGGACAGGCCACGGTATGTTTATATTTAAACCAGGGAACGGTGAAGATAGCGACATGGAAGGGAGTGGtcacggtggtggtggaggtggtgagAGCGATACAAGTACAGCTGGGAGCAGGTATTATTCGACCAAAACTAGTAACCCTTGGCCGCCCGAGTTTTGCCTTTTTCTTCATGCTTGGAAACTGGAGTAG
- the LOC104766469 gene encoding subtilisin-like protease SBT5.3 isoform X2, with product MKLTNPSLLLLLLVLLHLVSKPILASKDSLSYVVYFGAHSHVEEITEDAMDRVRETHYDFLGSFTGSREKATDDIFYSYTKHINGFAAHLDHDLAYAISKHPEVVSVFPNKALKLHTTRSWDFLGLEHNSYVPSSSIWRKARFGEDTIIANLDTGVWPESKSFRDEGLGPIPSRWKGICQNQKDATFHCNRKLIGARYFHKGYAAAVGPLNSSFDSPRDLDGHGSHTLSTAGGAFVPGVSVFGQGNGTAKGGSPRARVAAYKVCWPPIKGNECYDADVLAAFDAAIHDGADVISVSLGSEPTSFFNDSVAIGSFHAAKKRIVVVCSAGNSGPGDGTVSNAAPWQITVGASTMDREFASNLVLGNGKHYKGQSLASTALPHAKFYPIIASITAKFKNGSALDAQLCKLGSLDPKKAKGKILVCLRGQNGRVEKGRAVALAGGVGMVLENTNVTGNDLTADPHVLPATQLTSKDSLAVSRYVSQTKNPIAHITPSRTALGLKPAPVMASFSSKGPSTVAPEILKPDITAPGVSVIAAYTGAISPTNEQFDPRRLLYNAVSGTSMSCPHISGIAGLLKTRYPSWSPAAIRSAIMTTATTMDDIPGPIQNATNMKATPFSFGAGHVQPNLAVNPGLVYDSGIKDYLNFLCSLGYNASQIAVFSGNNFTCSSPKTSLVNLNYPSITVPNLTSSKVTVSRTVKNVGRPSSYTVRVTKPRGVYVAVNPTSLNFTKVGEQKTFKVTLVKDKGNKAKGYVFGELVWSDKKHRVRSPIVVKL from the exons atgaagctAACAAatccctctcttcttcttcttcttcttgttcttctccacCTGGTTTCAAAACCCATCCTTGCTTCTAAAGAT TCGTTGTCATATGTGGTGTACTTTGGAGCGCACTCTCATGTCGAAGAGATAACAGAAGATGCCATGGATCGCGTCAGAGAAACACACTACGACTTTCTTGGTTCCTTCACCGGAAG CCGTGAGAAAGCTACAGACGACATTTTCTATTCATACACAAAGCACATCAACGGGTTTGCTGCTCATCTCGACCACGACCTCGCATATGCTATCTCAA AACACCCCGAAGTTGTGTCCGTCTTCCCAAACAAAGCCTTGAAGCTCCACACCACACGATCATGGGACTTCTTGGGTTTGGAACACAACTCTTACGTCCCTTCCTCTTCCATTTGGAGAAAAGCTAGATTCGGGGAAGATACCATAATTGCAAATCTCGATACGG GTGTGTGGCCAGAATCAAAGAGCTTTAGAGATGAAGGCTTGGGACCAATTCCTTCGAGATGGAAGGGAATatgtcaaaaccaaaaagatgcGACTTTCCATTGCAATAG GAAACTGATCGGAGCAAGATATTTTCACAAAGGCTACGCAGCCGCCGTGGGACCTCTCAACTCAAGCTTCGACTCTCCACGTGATCTCGACGGCCATGGCTCCCACACTCTCTCCACCGCCGGAGGAGCTTTCGTCCCTGGAGTCAGCGTCTTCGGACAAGGTAACGGCACGGCCAAAGGTGGCTCTCCACGTGCCAGAGTCGCCGCGTACAAAGTCTGTTGGCCGCCCATTAAAGGAAACGAGTGCTACGACGCTGACGTACTCGCAGCTTTTGATGCCGCCATACACGACGGAGCTGACGTCATCTCTGTCTCGTTAGGCAGCGAGCCAACCTCGTTTTTCAATGACAGTGTCGCTATTGGTTCGTTTCACGCTGCTAAGAAACGGATCGTGGTTGTTTGCTCCGCCGGAAACTCTGGACCGGGGGATGGTACGGTTTCGAATGCCGCGCCGTGGCAGATCACCGTTGGTGCTAGTACCATGGACCGTGAGTTTGCTAGCAATCTTGTGCTTGGTAATGGAAAGCATTATAAG GGACAAAGCTTGGCATCCACAGCGTTGCCACATGCTAAGTTCTATCCAATAATAGCATCTATAACAGCAAAGTTTAAGAACGGTTCAGCATTGGATGC ACAATTGTGCAAACTTGGATCGCTTGACCCTAAAAAGGCAAAGGGGAAGATATTAGTGTGTCTTCGAGGACAGAACGGGAGGGTAGAAAAGGGTCGGGCCGTGGCTTTAGCCGGTGGCGTAGGGATGGTTCTTGAGAACACTAATGTTACCGGGAATGATCTAACCGCTGATCCGCATGTCCTCCCAGCCACACAGCTCACTTCTAAGGACAGTCTTGCTGTGTCAAGATATGTCAGCCAAACCAA GAACCCGATCGCGCACATTACTCCTTCGAGGACAGCTTTGGGGTTAAAACCAGCACCTGTAATGGCTTCGTTTTCTTCTAAAGGTCCAAGCACAGTAGCTCCTGAGATTCTGAAGCCTGACATAACTGCCCCTGGTGTGAGTGTGATTGCTGCCTACACTGGCGCAATATCTCCAACAAACGAACAGTTTGATCCTCGAAGACTTCTGTACAATGCTGTTTCAGGAACCTCCATGTCTTGTCCTCATATCTCTGGCATTGCGGGTCTTCTCAAAACTCGTTATCCTTCTTGGAGCCCCGCAGCTATCCGCTCTGCCATTATGACTACCG CAACAACAATGGACGACATTCCTGGACCTATACAAAATGCAACCAACATGAAGGCAACACCTTTCAGTTTTGGGGCAGGACACGTCCAACCAAATCTAGCTGTGAATCCCGGTCTGGTATACGATTCAGGCATCAAGGATTATCTCAACTTCTTATGCTCTCTAGGATACAATGCATCACAAATCGCTGTCTTCTCAGGAAATAACTTTACTTGTTCAAGCCCCAAAACAAGTCTTGTCAACCTTAACTATCCTTCCATCACAGTTCCAAACTTAACATCAAGTAAAGTTACCGTCTCAAGGACTGTAAAAAACGTTGGACGACCTTCATCTTATACCGTCCGGGTGACTAAACCACGAGGTGTTTATGTCGCGGTTAATCCCACGAGCTTGAATTTTACCAAAGTTGGAGAGCAAAAGACGTTTAAAGTGACACTTGTGAAGGATAAAGGGAATAAGGCGAAGGGCTACGTGTTTGGAGAATTG GTTTGGTCAGACAAGAAGCATCGTGTGAGAAGTCCCATTGTGGTGAAGCTCT
- the LOC104766471 gene encoding stress protein DDR48-like: MGLSTARRLLVVLLVTAFVFSGSAEAWSWSWGSGQSGSNGGWGWSSGNSGGSSGSASGGSEDSNSGGSSWGWGWSSDGTDTDWGSSSGSNHSSGTGSTRKSHSPGQNHSSGTSPTHNNDSTRSNHSSITGSTHNNHSSGSSNHSTIVGSTHNNHSSGLNHSSITGSTTYNHTAPITRGRKIAVTVWKNGYGYTEWATKHAPFYVHDVLVFTYNNNNNDQTLSKMKHHNKKNDVYLLPDMKSFNRCDVTRGKKLAARRGSPSWGFKLLLRKVQTYYFVSGDHNGCNNNNMKFFVHPIPHPSH, from the coding sequence ATGGGTCTATCTACGGCACGAAGGCTACTCGTAGTTCTCCTGGTTACTGCGTTCGTCTTCTCCGGGAGTGCTGAAGCCTGGAGCTGGAGTTGGGGCTCCGGCCAGTCCGGTTCTAACGGGGGTTGGGGATGGAGCTCCGGCAACTCTGGCGGTTCTTCTGGCTCGGCTTCTGGTGGTTCAGAAGACTCTAACTCGGGTGGTTCAAGCTGGGGTTGGGGATGGAGCTCAGACGGTACAGATACTGATTGGGGAAGCAGCTCTGGATCAAACCATTCTAGCGGTACTGGATCTACACGCAAAAGTCACAGCCCTGGCCAAAATCACTCAAGCGGCACTAGCCCTACACACAACAACGATAGCACGAGATCAAACCACTCGAGCATCACTGGCTCCACACACAACAATCATAGCTCGGGCTCATCAAACCACTCGACCATCGTTGGTTCTACACACAACAATCATAGCTCGGGCTTAAACCACTCAAGCATCACCGGTTCTACTACGTACAACCACACGGCTCCAATAACGAGGGGGAGAAAGATTGCGGTTACTGTGTGGAAAAACGGATACGGTTACACAGAATGGGCTACAAAGCATGCCCCTTTCTACGTCCACGATGTTCTTGTTTTCAcgtataacaacaacaacaatgatcaaACCCTATCCAAGATGAAGCACCACAACAAGAAGAACGACGTCTACTTGCTCCCAGACATGAAGAGCTTCAACAGATGCGATGTGACCAGAGGCAAGAAGCTGGCCGCACGACGAGGTTCACCATCATGGGGCTTCAAGTTGCTTCTTCGTAAGGTTCAGACTTACTACTTCGTCAGTGGAGACCACAACggctgcaacaacaacaacatgaagTTCTTTGTCCACCCGATTCCCCACCCTTCTCACTAA
- the LOC104766469 gene encoding subtilisin-like protease SBT5.3 isoform X1 → MKLTNPSLLLLLLVLLHLVSKPILASKDSLSYVVYFGAHSHVEEITEDAMDRVRETHYDFLGSFTGSREKATDDIFYSYTKHINGFAAHLDHDLAYAISKHPEVVSVFPNKALKLHTTRSWDFLGLEHNSYVPSSSIWRKARFGEDTIIANLDTGVWPESKSFRDEGLGPIPSRWKGICQNQKDATFHCNRKLIGARYFHKGYAAAVGPLNSSFDSPRDLDGHGSHTLSTAGGAFVPGVSVFGQGNGTAKGGSPRARVAAYKVCWPPIKGNECYDADVLAAFDAAIHDGADVISVSLGSEPTSFFNDSVAIGSFHAAKKRIVVVCSAGNSGPGDGTVSNAAPWQITVGASTMDREFASNLVLGNGKHYKGQSLASTALPHAKFYPIIASITAKFKNGSALDAQLCKLGSLDPKKAKGKILVCLRGQNGRVEKGRAVALAGGVGMVLENTNVTGNDLTADPHVLPATQLTSKDSLAVSRYVSQTKNPIAHITPSRTALGLKPAPVMASFSSKGPSTVAPEILKPDITAPGVSVIAAYTGAISPTNEQFDPRRLLYNAVSGTSMSCPHISGIAGLLKTRYPSWSPAAIRSAIMTTATTMDDIPGPIQNATNMKATPFSFGAGHVQPNLAVNPGLVYDSGIKDYLNFLCSLGYNASQIAVFSGNNFTCSSPKTSLVNLNYPSITVPNLTSSKVTVSRTVKNVGRPSSYTVRVTKPRGVYVAVNPTSLNFTKVGEQKTFKVTLVKDKGNKAKGYVFGELVWSDKKHRVRSPIVAKL, encoded by the exons atgaagctAACAAatccctctcttcttcttcttcttcttgttcttctccacCTGGTTTCAAAACCCATCCTTGCTTCTAAAGAT TCGTTGTCATATGTGGTGTACTTTGGAGCGCACTCTCATGTCGAAGAGATAACAGAAGATGCCATGGATCGCGTCAGAGAAACACACTACGACTTTCTTGGTTCCTTCACCGGAAG CCGTGAGAAAGCTACAGACGACATTTTCTATTCATACACAAAGCACATCAACGGGTTTGCTGCTCATCTCGACCACGACCTCGCATATGCTATCTCAA AACACCCCGAAGTTGTGTCCGTCTTCCCAAACAAAGCCTTGAAGCTCCACACCACACGATCATGGGACTTCTTGGGTTTGGAACACAACTCTTACGTCCCTTCCTCTTCCATTTGGAGAAAAGCTAGATTCGGGGAAGATACCATAATTGCAAATCTCGATACGG GTGTGTGGCCAGAATCAAAGAGCTTTAGAGATGAAGGCTTGGGACCAATTCCTTCGAGATGGAAGGGAATatgtcaaaaccaaaaagatgcGACTTTCCATTGCAATAG GAAACTGATCGGAGCAAGATATTTTCACAAAGGCTACGCAGCCGCCGTGGGACCTCTCAACTCAAGCTTCGACTCTCCACGTGATCTCGACGGCCATGGCTCCCACACTCTCTCCACCGCCGGAGGAGCTTTCGTCCCTGGAGTCAGCGTCTTCGGACAAGGTAACGGCACGGCCAAAGGTGGCTCTCCACGTGCCAGAGTCGCCGCGTACAAAGTCTGTTGGCCGCCCATTAAAGGAAACGAGTGCTACGACGCTGACGTACTCGCAGCTTTTGATGCCGCCATACACGACGGAGCTGACGTCATCTCTGTCTCGTTAGGCAGCGAGCCAACCTCGTTTTTCAATGACAGTGTCGCTATTGGTTCGTTTCACGCTGCTAAGAAACGGATCGTGGTTGTTTGCTCCGCCGGAAACTCTGGACCGGGGGATGGTACGGTTTCGAATGCCGCGCCGTGGCAGATCACCGTTGGTGCTAGTACCATGGACCGTGAGTTTGCTAGCAATCTTGTGCTTGGTAATGGAAAGCATTATAAG GGACAAAGCTTGGCATCCACAGCGTTGCCACATGCTAAGTTCTATCCAATAATAGCATCTATAACAGCAAAGTTTAAGAACGGTTCAGCATTGGATGC ACAATTGTGCAAACTTGGATCGCTTGACCCTAAAAAGGCAAAGGGGAAGATATTAGTGTGTCTTCGAGGACAGAACGGGAGGGTAGAAAAGGGTCGGGCCGTGGCTTTAGCCGGTGGCGTAGGGATGGTTCTTGAGAACACTAATGTTACCGGGAATGATCTAACCGCTGATCCGCATGTCCTCCCAGCCACACAGCTCACTTCTAAGGACAGTCTTGCTGTGTCAAGATATGTCAGCCAAACCAA GAACCCGATCGCGCACATTACTCCTTCGAGGACAGCTTTGGGGTTAAAACCAGCACCTGTAATGGCTTCGTTTTCTTCTAAAGGTCCAAGCACAGTAGCTCCTGAGATTCTGAAGCCTGACATAACTGCCCCTGGTGTGAGTGTGATTGCTGCCTACACTGGCGCAATATCTCCAACAAACGAACAGTTTGATCCTCGAAGACTTCTGTACAATGCTGTTTCAGGAACCTCCATGTCTTGTCCTCATATCTCTGGCATTGCGGGTCTTCTCAAAACTCGTTATCCTTCTTGGAGCCCCGCAGCTATCCGCTCTGCCATTATGACTACCG CAACAACAATGGACGACATTCCTGGACCTATACAAAATGCAACCAACATGAAGGCAACACCTTTCAGTTTTGGGGCAGGACACGTCCAACCAAATCTAGCTGTGAATCCCGGTCTGGTATACGATTCAGGCATCAAGGATTATCTCAACTTCTTATGCTCTCTAGGATACAATGCATCACAAATCGCTGTCTTCTCAGGAAATAACTTTACTTGTTCAAGCCCCAAAACAAGTCTTGTCAACCTTAACTATCCTTCCATCACAGTTCCAAACTTAACATCAAGTAAAGTTACCGTCTCAAGGACTGTAAAAAACGTTGGACGACCTTCATCTTATACCGTCCGGGTGACTAAACCACGAGGTGTTTATGTCGCGGTTAATCCCACGAGCTTGAATTTTACCAAAGTTGGAGAGCAAAAGACGTTTAAAGTGACACTTGTGAAGGATAAAGGGAATAAGGCGAAGGGCTACGTGTTTGGAGAATTGGTTTGGTCAGACAAGAAGCATCGTGTGAGAAGTCCCATCGTGGCGAAGCTCTGA
- the LOC104767866 gene encoding uncharacterized protein LOC104767866 — translation MVQECMSAKEAWDLLEAFSTETRRMKKEKYDVSPSCHFNSHLSSPCQEVVVLKKVYKDKRFIKEFLRNLSHGYLSHKSDGKGALSSDEQKVDQGVKLVHTDELQMRKNDQKAEESFTLKTVETQTSVQDNEEELIKKQFRRLKGYGHFQPDYFTLKRKSVLKCYNRQGCGHTKSCLTWRDIESAKEDNENQKSVLKPKDDVASLSVKKQVIALSKNLILQKKENYDLVFEKEELLCRVFTLKKLLSEEKVISSLLSQRLENQLKNNNRLRICCLRRKGLITHKGTVIANCDMRNHGRNSSRDTSVVNGSLYGQKISYIGHGTKELQNGGDAVKHVSEVNIQKTKQMIVMNNLRGKLCRCPEEVPQGWKKRTISEECHKDVRRYRRVNIKKRDMNYYVAHTVDVQQTVVLKHWFFDSGSSRHMTVNQGRLQNFEEGLADMVTFGDEAEGKIRGKGVSRCKDQPTLEFIYLVDGLKTNLISSSWLCDEGLAVTFTEKGCQAVDECHNIRVKGQRSDNSYYI, via the exons ATGGTGCAAGAGTGTATGTCGGCGAAAGAAGCTTGGGATCTTTTGGAAGCCTTCTCTACGGAAACCAGAaggatgaagaaggaaaaatatgATGTATCACCATCCTGTCATTTCAACAGTCATCTAAGCTCTCCTTGTCAGGAAGTTGTAGTGCTGAAGAAGGTATACAAGGATAAGAGGTTTATCAAAGAATTTCTCAGAAACTTATCACATGGATATCTTTCTCACAAATCTGATGGTAAAGGTGCTTTAAGTTCTGATGAACAGAAGGTTGATCAGGGTGTGAAATTAGTTCATACAGATGAACTGCAGATGAGAAAGAACGATCAGAAGGCTGAGGAATCATTCACTTTGAAGACTGTAGAAACTCAGACGTCTGTTCAAGATAATGAGGAAGAACTGATCAAGAAGCAGTTCAGAAGGCTGAAGG GTTATGGACACTTTCAACCAGACTATTTTacacttaaaagaaaaagcGTGCTGAAGTGTTACAATCGTCAAGGCTGTGGTCATACGAAATCTTGTCTGACATGGAGAGATATTGAGTCAGCCAAAGAAGATAATGAGAATCAGAAGTCTGTTTTGAAGCCTAAGGATGATGTGGCTAGCTTATCTGTTAAGAAACAAGTCATCGCCCTGTCTAAGAATCTGATTCtgcagaagaaggagaattatGATCTGGTGTTTGAGAAGGAAGAGCTGCTTTGTAGAGTCTTCACACTCAAGAAATTGTTGTCTGAGGAGAAAGTCATTTCGTCTTTGTTGAGTCAACGTCTTGAGAATCAGCTAAAGAATAACAATAGGCTGAGAATTTGTTGTCTGAGGAGAAA GGGGCTGATCACTCACAAGGGTACTGTAATTGCAAACTGTGATATGAGGAACCATGGAAGAAACTCAAGCCGTGATACGAGTGTAGTTAATGGGTCTTTATATGGTCAGAAGATTTCATACATAGGTCATGGAACAAAAGAGCTGCAAAATGGAGGTGATGCTGTCAAACACGTGTCTGAGGTCAACATCCAGAAGACTAAACAGATGATTGTTATGAACAACCTGAGAGGGAAACTGTGTCGTTGTCCAGAAGAAGTTCCACAAGGTTGGAAGAAGAGGACAATATCAGAA GAGTGTCACAAAGATGTTCGAAGATACAGGCGAGTAAACATCAAGAAGCGTGACATGAACTATTATGTTGCGCACACTGTTGATGTTCAACAGACCGTTGTGTTGAAGCACTGGTTCTTTGATAGTGGTTCTTCAAGGCACATGACTGTGAATCAAGGAAGGCTACAAAACTTTGAAGAAGGCTTAGCTGACATGGTCACTTTTGGAGATGAAGCTGAAGGTAAAATCAGAGGCAAAGGTGTATCTCGTTGTAAAGATCAGCCCACTCTGGAATTTATCTACCTTGTTGATGGTCTAAAAACTAATTTGATTAGCAGCAGTTGGTTGTGTGATGAGGGTTTAGCTGTTACCTTCACCGAGAAAGGATGTCAGGCGGTTGATGAGTGCCACAATATTCGAGTCAAAGGTCAACGCTCTGATAATAGCTATTATATATGA